One region of Catenuloplanes indicus genomic DNA includes:
- a CDS encoding DUF3307 domain-containing protein, with protein MIEYPLAAQQLTFVVTLLALIVGHQLGDHVMQTDHQASNKAGRGRAAVTAMLGHLAAYHVTVGTVLFVTAWALHLQLTWLGVTAGLLFSLVTHAVLDRRAVVRLVLQHTGSREFADQTTPVCGMYVADQSLHWACLLVSALLMARL; from the coding sequence ATGATCGAGTACCCGCTAGCCGCGCAGCAGCTGACGTTCGTGGTCACGTTGCTGGCGCTGATCGTGGGTCACCAGCTCGGCGATCACGTGATGCAGACCGATCACCAGGCGTCCAACAAGGCGGGCCGGGGGCGGGCCGCGGTCACGGCCATGCTCGGCCACCTGGCCGCGTACCACGTCACGGTCGGCACGGTGCTGTTCGTGACCGCGTGGGCGCTGCACCTCCAGCTCACCTGGCTCGGGGTCACCGCGGGGCTGCTGTTCAGCCTGGTCACGCACGCGGTTCTCGATCGACGGGCGGTGGTCCGGCTGGTCCTGCAGCACACCGGCTCCCGCGAGTTCGCCGACCAGACCACGCCGGTGTGCGGGATGTACGTCGCCGACCAGTCGCTGCACTGGGCCTGCCTGCTGGTCTCGGCGTTGCTGATGGCCCGGCTGTGA
- a CDS encoding Nramp family divalent metal transporter, producing MTQTAADRFPARHLPPVVVRELPPPPSSARRVIGPGVVAAGVGLASGEFVLFPYIASQVGLVFLWAAAVGIVTQWFLNMEIERYTLATGETALTGFSRFWRHWGLVFAIMVYFANLWPGWATSSATMITYLFGGRASWIAIGMLVLIGVTLTLAPVIYTVLERIEGVKVILVGLFIVVAIGFAITADAWAELPSTVTAPEFPTELGFALMLSALVFAGAGGGQNLCQSNWIRDKRYGMGSYVPRLVSPVTGAEEAAPSTGFIFEPTGENMTRWRRWWKLANQEQALTFGLISFVTITLMSLLAYSTVYGTPGLANSVEFLRIEGEALKSTVGGWFGTLFWAIGALSLFAAALGIVDYTSRLAADVLKTSYLRGRSENRIYFALVWGLVAIGVIILLAGLDQPLPLLVIAACVGGLMMFIYSILLLLLNRRVLPPEIRPRAVRIAALIWSVLLFGIFSALTLWQQGSRLIAWLS from the coding sequence GTGACCCAGACCGCAGCCGATCGTTTCCCGGCTCGCCACCTGCCCCCGGTCGTCGTCAGGGAGCTGCCGCCACCACCCTCGTCGGCCCGGCGGGTGATCGGGCCCGGTGTGGTGGCCGCGGGCGTCGGCCTCGCCTCGGGCGAGTTCGTGCTCTTCCCATATATAGCCTCGCAGGTCGGGCTCGTGTTCCTGTGGGCCGCCGCTGTCGGCATCGTGACGCAGTGGTTCCTCAACATGGAGATCGAGCGGTACACGCTGGCTACCGGCGAGACCGCCCTCACCGGATTCTCCCGCTTCTGGCGGCACTGGGGCCTGGTCTTCGCGATCATGGTGTACTTCGCGAACCTCTGGCCCGGCTGGGCGACCAGCTCCGCCACGATGATCACGTACCTGTTCGGCGGCCGGGCCAGCTGGATCGCGATCGGCATGCTGGTGCTGATCGGCGTCACGCTCACACTCGCCCCGGTCATCTACACGGTGCTGGAGCGGATCGAAGGCGTCAAGGTCATCCTGGTCGGACTGTTCATCGTGGTCGCGATCGGGTTCGCGATCACCGCGGACGCCTGGGCCGAGCTGCCGTCCACCGTCACCGCCCCGGAGTTCCCGACCGAGCTGGGCTTCGCGCTGATGCTGTCCGCGCTGGTCTTCGCCGGTGCCGGTGGCGGCCAGAACCTGTGCCAGTCGAACTGGATCCGGGACAAGCGCTACGGCATGGGCTCCTACGTCCCGCGCCTGGTCAGCCCGGTCACCGGCGCCGAGGAGGCCGCGCCGTCCACCGGGTTCATCTTCGAGCCCACCGGCGAGAACATGACCCGCTGGCGCCGCTGGTGGAAGCTGGCCAACCAGGAGCAGGCGCTCACGTTCGGCCTCATCTCGTTCGTCACGATCACGCTGATGTCGCTGCTGGCGTACTCGACCGTCTACGGCACGCCCGGCCTCGCCAACAGCGTCGAGTTCCTCCGGATCGAGGGCGAGGCGCTCAAGTCCACGGTCGGCGGCTGGTTCGGCACGCTGTTCTGGGCGATCGGCGCGCTGTCACTGTTCGCCGCGGCCCTGGGCATCGTCGACTACACCAGCCGGCTCGCCGCCGACGTGCTGAAGACCTCCTACCTGCGCGGCCGGTCGGAGAACCGGATCTACTTCGCGCTGGTCTGGGGCCTGGTAGCGATCGGCGTCATCATCCTGCTCGCCGGCCTCGACCAGCCGCTGCCGCTCCTGGTGATCGCCGCGTGCGTCGGCGGCCTGATGATGTTCATCTACTCGATCCTGCTGCTCCTGCTCAACCGCCGTGTCCTGCCGCCGGAGATCCGCCCCCGTGCGGTGCGCATCGCGGCACTGATCTGGTCGGTCCTGCTCTTCGGCATCTTCTCCGCGTTGACGCTCTGGCAGCAGGGCAGCCGCCTCATCGCGTGGCTCTCCTGA
- a CDS encoding YggT family protein — MLALISAVLLLFQFLLIARALLDWSAVLAGPSMPGSFRDRATRVAHAVTEPVLAPVRKLLPPVRFGAVGIDLSFIVVFAVVVLLQAII, encoded by the coding sequence ATGCTCGCCCTGATCAGCGCCGTCCTGCTGCTGTTCCAGTTCCTGCTCATCGCACGGGCCCTGCTCGACTGGAGCGCCGTGCTGGCCGGACCGTCGATGCCTGGTTCCTTCCGCGACCGCGCCACCCGCGTCGCGCACGCGGTCACCGAACCGGTCCTGGCCCCGGTTCGCAAGCTCCTCCCGCCGGTCCGCTTCGGCGCCGTCGGCATCGACCTGTCCTTCATCGTGGTCTTCGCCGTCGTCGTCCTGCTCCAGGCGATCATCTGA
- a CDS encoding type II toxin-antitoxin system PemK/MazF family toxin, with the protein MAGILRGIADKLTGRSSTPVPAQRTGGLREGAAHLGRRLTGRPTARPGTGSAGRPARPTPATARIRRGRQLAYAPELDGQADPGEIVWTWVAYEEDASQGKDRPVLVVGRDGRVLLGLMLSSQSERQGQRHWLALGPGEWDRDRRPSFVRLDRVIQVREDGIRREGAVLDRQRFDRIAGVLRHTYNWG; encoded by the coding sequence ATGGCGGGAATCCTGAGGGGCATCGCGGACAAGCTCACCGGCCGGTCGTCCACGCCCGTACCGGCGCAGCGCACCGGCGGCCTGCGGGAGGGCGCGGCGCACCTGGGCCGGCGCCTCACCGGCCGGCCGACCGCGCGGCCCGGCACCGGCAGTGCGGGCCGCCCCGCCCGGCCCACGCCCGCCACCGCGCGCATCCGCCGCGGCCGCCAGCTCGCGTACGCGCCGGAGCTGGACGGCCAGGCCGACCCGGGCGAGATCGTCTGGACCTGGGTCGCCTACGAGGAGGACGCGTCGCAGGGCAAGGACCGCCCGGTGCTGGTCGTCGGGCGGGACGGCCGGGTGCTGCTCGGGCTGATGCTCTCCAGCCAGAGCGAGCGTCAGGGCCAGCGGCACTGGCTCGCGCTCGGCCCCGGCGAGTGGGACCGCGACCGGCGGCCCAGCTTCGTGCGCCTGGACCGGGTGATCCAGGTCCGCGAGGACGGCATCCGGCGTGAGGGCGCGGTCCTGGACCGGCAGCGCTTCGACCGGATCGCCGGCGTGCTCCGGCACACGTACAACTGGGGCTGA
- a CDS encoding transglycosylase domain-containing protein encodes MQVPARTPAPGEETVAITTTGPGKVRTTLSIARKVLTLGMLGLVGGAVVAGAALPASATAGLAAKLASDSFEDLPSALQTPPTAQTSYLYANDGKTQITQFYEENRTDVESEDIAKTMKDAIVAAEDTRFYVHGGVDVKGLVRAFVSNAQGGEVSQGASTLTMQYVRNVLKNDPTITQEERLAATEQTTGRKLQEIRYAVTIEDSLDKEEILRRYLNIAYFGNQAYGISAAANAYFSTTADKLTLGQAAMIAGLVQSPDLYDPVNNDETEAINRRNYVLGAMVGTGAITQADADKTMAEPLGLKPSRAPGNCTAVSEAHNSWGFFCDYFTQWWSEQEEFGSTPSARLAALKTGGFRIVTSMDPAVQNKLADESKNIYGFDNPKAAPFAAIEPGTGKVKALAINRHYSIEDNPGGRKYPNTVNQLIAGSEDSAGYQFGSTFKMFVMLAALENGIALDRGFTTKTPYKSIYPISGTPNCGGFWCPVNAAPSYQDGYQNMWTGFGKSSNTYFVKLEETVGADKAVEMAKRLGIKFRGNDAQYAEPEAAKSWGTFTLGVTSTTPLDMANAYATIAADGKFCKPTPVVSITDTTGTSSEAAAKVSQPDCTQAIDKDVARAAADAGRCPVGQRPQQGTCSNGTSIQVADIVGNIPVTGKTGSSSGNETESFIGVTTKLAIAGIAVNPDNPRDAVGEPVQKEIIAAVARTLRDTLKGQKVANFPAPSEKIAFRSGSAARPEQAPAPQSSARPGSGRGNNNNRPR; translated from the coding sequence ATGCAGGTACCGGCAAGAACGCCCGCCCCCGGCGAGGAGACCGTGGCGATAACCACCACGGGCCCCGGCAAGGTGCGCACGACGCTCTCCATAGCCCGCAAGGTCCTCACCCTCGGCATGCTCGGCCTGGTGGGTGGCGCCGTGGTCGCGGGTGCGGCGCTGCCGGCCAGCGCCACGGCCGGTCTCGCGGCGAAGCTGGCCAGCGACTCGTTCGAGGACCTGCCGAGCGCGTTGCAGACGCCCCCGACCGCGCAGACGTCGTACCTGTACGCGAACGACGGCAAGACGCAGATCACCCAGTTCTACGAGGAGAACCGGACCGACGTCGAGAGCGAGGACATCGCCAAGACGATGAAGGACGCGATCGTCGCGGCCGAGGACACGCGGTTCTACGTGCACGGCGGCGTCGACGTCAAGGGCCTGGTGCGCGCGTTCGTGTCCAACGCGCAGGGCGGTGAGGTCTCCCAGGGCGCGTCCACGCTGACCATGCAGTACGTCCGGAACGTGCTGAAGAACGACCCGACGATCACCCAGGAGGAGCGCCTCGCCGCGACCGAGCAGACCACCGGCCGCAAGCTCCAGGAGATCCGGTACGCGGTCACGATCGAGGACTCGCTGGACAAGGAGGAGATCCTCCGCCGTTACCTGAACATCGCATACTTCGGCAACCAGGCGTACGGCATCTCCGCGGCCGCGAACGCGTACTTCTCCACCACGGCGGACAAGCTGACGCTCGGCCAGGCCGCCATGATCGCCGGTCTGGTGCAGTCGCCGGACCTGTACGACCCGGTCAACAACGACGAGACCGAGGCGATCAACCGGCGCAACTACGTGCTCGGCGCGATGGTCGGCACCGGCGCGATCACCCAGGCGGACGCGGACAAGACGATGGCCGAACCGCTCGGTCTCAAGCCGAGCCGGGCGCCGGGCAACTGCACCGCGGTCTCCGAGGCGCACAACAGCTGGGGCTTCTTCTGCGACTACTTCACGCAGTGGTGGTCCGAGCAGGAGGAGTTCGGCTCCACGCCGTCCGCTCGCCTGGCCGCGCTGAAGACCGGCGGCTTCCGGATCGTCACCTCGATGGACCCGGCCGTGCAGAACAAGCTGGCCGACGAGTCGAAGAACATCTACGGCTTCGACAACCCGAAGGCGGCGCCGTTCGCCGCGATCGAGCCGGGCACCGGCAAGGTCAAGGCGCTGGCGATCAACCGGCACTACAGCATCGAGGACAACCCGGGCGGCAGGAAGTACCCGAACACGGTGAACCAGCTGATCGCGGGCAGCGAGGACTCGGCCGGCTACCAGTTCGGCTCGACGTTCAAGATGTTCGTCATGCTGGCCGCGCTGGAGAACGGCATCGCGCTGGACCGGGGCTTCACCACGAAGACGCCGTACAAGTCGATCTACCCGATCAGCGGCACGCCGAACTGCGGCGGCTTCTGGTGCCCGGTCAACGCGGCGCCGAGCTACCAGGACGGCTACCAGAACATGTGGACCGGCTTCGGCAAGTCCTCCAACACGTACTTCGTGAAGCTGGAGGAGACGGTCGGCGCGGACAAGGCCGTGGAGATGGCGAAGCGGCTCGGCATCAAGTTCCGCGGCAACGACGCGCAGTACGCGGAGCCCGAGGCGGCGAAGAGCTGGGGCACGTTCACGCTCGGCGTCACCAGCACCACGCCGCTGGACATGGCGAACGCGTACGCGACCATCGCGGCCGACGGCAAGTTCTGCAAGCCCACGCCGGTCGTCTCGATCACGGACACCACCGGCACGTCCAGCGAGGCGGCCGCGAAGGTCTCCCAGCCGGACTGCACCCAGGCGATCGACAAGGACGTGGCCCGGGCCGCCGCGGACGCGGGCCGCTGCCCGGTCGGCCAGCGCCCGCAGCAGGGCACCTGCAGCAACGGCACGTCGATCCAGGTGGCCGACATCGTCGGCAACATCCCGGTGACCGGCAAGACCGGTAGCTCCTCCGGCAACGAGACCGAGTCGTTCATCGGTGTGACCACGAAGCTGGCCATCGCCGGCATCGCGGTGAACCCGGACAACCCGCGCGACGCGGTCGGCGAGCCGGTGCAGAAGGAGATCATCGCCGCGGTCGCCCGCACGCTGCGCGACACGCTCAAGGGCCAGAAGGTCGCCAACTTCCCGGCACCGAGCGAGAAGATCGCGTTCCGCTCCGGGTCGGCCGCGCGCCCCGAGCAGGCACCGGCGCCGCAGTCGTCGGCCCGGCCGGGCAGCGGGCGCGGGAACAACAACAACCGCCCGCGCTGA
- a CDS encoding transporter substrate-binding domain-containing protein: protein MPDEEDSGEIAEVPVPADGKPTVTSHPFWMRFRFVTLVGLCVLAVVIAVSLVFFGRTPSVDELREQAGLNGKQSLRIGVKFDQPGIAEHESDGTFSGFDIEIAYMVAEDLGFRRNEIEFYQIQSEDRERMQAATPDGATVVIVDLVIASFSITEERRKTPGVAFSAPYLFTEQSVLTRGDHPPVATLEDLRGKRVCSLATATSATAAAAAGNIVQSELTISSCVEALRAGRVEAISTDAAILGGIKARNPDLLHWDIGLTATEAYGINVGENEALLKLVNLSLWHSLEDPDDARWEDAFDRNIRVNEPANRGVPLARPDQPHVDKPEVREWFSGGLG, encoded by the coding sequence GTGCCGGACGAGGAAGACTCCGGGGAGATCGCCGAGGTTCCGGTGCCCGCTGACGGCAAGCCGACAGTGACCTCGCATCCGTTCTGGATGCGTTTTCGTTTCGTGACGCTGGTGGGACTGTGCGTACTCGCGGTGGTCATCGCGGTGAGTCTGGTCTTCTTCGGTCGTACCCCGTCCGTGGACGAATTACGCGAGCAGGCCGGCCTCAACGGCAAACAGTCCCTCCGGATCGGCGTGAAGTTCGACCAGCCCGGGATCGCCGAGCACGAGTCGGACGGCACGTTCAGCGGATTCGACATCGAGATCGCATACATGGTGGCGGAAGATCTCGGATTCCGCCGCAATGAGATCGAGTTCTACCAGATACAGAGTGAAGATCGCGAGCGCATGCAGGCGGCGACGCCCGACGGGGCGACCGTGGTCATCGTCGACCTGGTGATCGCCAGCTTCAGCATCACCGAGGAACGGCGGAAGACACCCGGCGTCGCGTTCTCCGCGCCGTACCTGTTCACCGAGCAGTCCGTGCTCACCCGCGGTGATCACCCGCCGGTCGCCACGCTGGAGGACCTGCGCGGCAAGCGGGTGTGCAGCCTGGCCACGGCCACCAGCGCGACCGCCGCCGCGGCGGCCGGCAACATCGTGCAGTCCGAGCTGACCATCAGCAGCTGCGTCGAGGCGCTGCGCGCCGGCCGGGTCGAGGCGATCAGCACGGACGCGGCGATCCTCGGCGGCATCAAGGCGCGCAACCCGGACCTGCTGCACTGGGACATCGGCCTGACCGCCACCGAGGCGTACGGGATCAACGTCGGCGAGAACGAGGCGCTGCTCAAGCTGGTCAACCTCAGCCTCTGGCACTCCCTCGAGGACCCGGACGACGCCCGCTGGGAGGACGCGTTCGACCGCAACATCCGGGTGAACGAGCCGGCGAACCGCGGCGTGCCGCTGGCCCGGCCGGACCAGCCGCACGTGGACAAGCCGGAGGTCCGCGAGTGGTTCTCCGGGGGCCTCGGGTGA
- a CDS encoding putative bifunctional diguanylate cyclase/phosphodiesterase has protein sequence MTSTRLATAMLPLGDAAPTRPRARFGAVAAGTLLAVALVVAVNSLGVLPGRAGVALDNLAQLAAGTAAAFCCLITARGLTGPGRAWRRLIGAGMIGWSLGQVVWTVHQLFGGAYLPGPAPAELGYMALPVFALWALLTVTAVSPRRVLGHSRHTRVVAMLDVVVVLGSVVMLSWAPIRAVLQGEGPPGAMVAGVAHLVVDALLGALLGLLLVLRRPPRALRAQLLLLGGGLLALTVSDGFYAYLVATDAHRMTPLHSAGWVLGPALIALAALARAPEEPAAEQDDLDPVLLLLPILPVVATGVTIAIRTLIGHPLTWPEVALGWLGLFLVIVRQLVTIVDNRALLLSVAEARRRLAHQATHDPLTGLANRELFGRRLSAAVDAHREEGRPVALLFVDLDDFKFVNDSFGHAAGDRMLQEIAARLQRCVRCDDMVARLGGDEFAVLLEADPGAPGLVGERILAAVREPVLIDGKPVSVAASVGVVAPEPYDIGLTGDALLRRADAAMYAGKRRGKNIMVRYAGTRDGGGDADLPGLLAEALAAGPAASGFTVHYQPIVDLHGDAVLAVEALARWTHPDLGVIGPDVFVAVAERAGLVAALDDFVLDTAARDARALAALHGRDVALHVNVSAGRLGRPELEIAVADALRRHRLPPELLILEITETRRIADLDAAVAAAARLAAMGVRLALDDFGTGFNSLAQLHALPIAIVKLDATLTTADDRSRALVSSVLSICRDMGASVIAEGIEDTPQAATLAALGCPLGQGYLYGAPAPLPA, from the coding sequence ATGACCTCTACGCGCCTCGCGACGGCGATGCTGCCCCTCGGCGACGCCGCACCCACCCGCCCCCGGGCCCGGTTCGGCGCCGTCGCCGCCGGCACGCTCCTCGCCGTCGCGCTCGTCGTCGCGGTGAACAGTCTCGGCGTGCTGCCCGGCCGGGCCGGCGTCGCGCTGGACAATCTGGCGCAGCTCGCGGCCGGTACCGCCGCCGCGTTCTGCTGCCTGATCACCGCGCGCGGCCTGACCGGACCCGGCCGCGCCTGGCGCCGGCTGATCGGCGCCGGCATGATCGGCTGGTCGCTCGGCCAGGTCGTCTGGACCGTGCACCAGCTCTTCGGCGGCGCCTACCTGCCCGGCCCGGCCCCGGCCGAGCTCGGCTACATGGCGCTGCCGGTCTTCGCGCTCTGGGCGCTGCTGACCGTCACCGCGGTCTCACCGCGCCGCGTGCTCGGCCACTCCCGGCACACCCGCGTGGTCGCGATGCTGGACGTGGTGGTCGTGCTCGGGTCCGTGGTCATGCTGTCCTGGGCGCCGATCCGCGCGGTGCTGCAGGGTGAGGGCCCGCCCGGCGCGATGGTCGCCGGCGTCGCCCACCTGGTGGTGGACGCGCTGCTCGGCGCGCTGCTCGGCCTGCTCCTGGTGCTTCGCCGGCCACCCCGCGCGCTGCGGGCACAACTGCTGCTGCTCGGCGGCGGCCTGCTCGCGCTGACCGTCTCGGACGGCTTCTACGCCTACCTGGTGGCCACGGACGCGCACCGGATGACGCCGCTGCACAGCGCGGGCTGGGTGCTCGGCCCGGCGCTGATCGCACTGGCCGCGCTGGCCCGCGCACCCGAGGAACCGGCGGCCGAACAGGACGACCTCGACCCGGTCCTGCTGCTGCTGCCGATCCTGCCGGTGGTCGCGACCGGCGTGACCATCGCGATCCGCACGCTGATCGGCCACCCGCTGACCTGGCCGGAGGTGGCGCTCGGCTGGCTCGGGCTGTTCCTGGTGATCGTTCGCCAGCTGGTGACCATCGTGGACAACCGCGCGCTGCTGCTGTCCGTCGCGGAGGCCCGGCGCCGGCTCGCCCACCAGGCCACGCACGACCCGCTGACCGGCCTGGCCAACCGCGAGCTGTTCGGCCGGCGGCTGAGCGCGGCCGTGGACGCGCACCGAGAGGAGGGCCGCCCGGTCGCGCTGCTCTTCGTCGACCTGGACGACTTCAAGTTCGTCAACGACAGCTTCGGGCACGCGGCCGGCGACCGGATGCTGCAGGAGATCGCGGCCCGGCTGCAGCGCTGCGTGCGCTGCGACGACATGGTGGCCCGGCTCGGCGGCGACGAGTTCGCGGTGCTGCTGGAGGCCGACCCGGGCGCGCCCGGCCTGGTCGGGGAGCGGATCCTGGCCGCCGTCCGGGAACCGGTGCTGATCGACGGCAAGCCGGTGTCGGTCGCGGCCAGCGTCGGCGTGGTCGCGCCCGAACCGTACGACATCGGCCTCACCGGCGACGCGCTGCTGCGACGTGCCGACGCGGCCATGTACGCCGGCAAGCGACGCGGCAAGAACATCATGGTCCGGTACGCCGGCACGCGCGACGGCGGCGGCGACGCCGACCTGCCCGGCCTGCTCGCCGAGGCGCTGGCCGCCGGTCCCGCCGCCTCCGGTTTCACGGTCCACTACCAGCCGATCGTGGACCTGCACGGCGACGCCGTCCTGGCCGTCGAGGCACTCGCCCGCTGGACCCACCCCGACCTCGGCGTGATCGGCCCGGACGTCTTCGTCGCGGTCGCCGAACGCGCCGGCCTGGTCGCCGCGCTGGACGACTTCGTCCTCGACACCGCCGCCCGCGACGCCCGCGCTCTGGCCGCGCTGCACGGCCGCGACGTCGCCCTGCACGTGAACGTCTCCGCCGGCCGCCTCGGCCGCCCCGAGCTGGAGATCGCGGTCGCGGACGCGCTCCGCCGCCACCGGCTCCCCCCGGAACTGCTCATCCTGGAGATCACCGAAACCCGCCGGATCGCCGACCTGGACGCCGCCGTAGCCGCCGCCGCCCGCCTGGCCGCGATGGGCGTCCGCCTCGCCCTCGACGACTTCGGCACCGGCTTCAACTCCCTCGCCCAGCTGCACGCCCTCCCGATCGCCATCGTCAAACTCGACGCCACCCTGACGACCGCGGACGACCGCTCCCGCGCCCTGGTCAGCTCCGTCCTGTCGATCTGCCGCGACATGGGCGCCTCGGTGATAGCCGAGGGCATCGAGGACACCCCCCAGGCCGCCACGCTGGCCGCCCTCGGCTGCCCCCTCGGCCAGGGCTACCTCTACGGCGCCCCGGCCCCCCTCCCGGCCTAG
- a CDS encoding organic hydroperoxide resistance protein has protein sequence MSAIYTAEVTSSGDGRNGAVASSDGLIDFPVAAPKELGGAGGATNPEQLFAAGFAACFHSAMRTVARKDKLDLGASTVNAKVGLVRATDRPALNLTVTLEVSLPTLDATAAKALTDAAEQVCPYSNAVRGNIPVEIIHV, from the coding sequence ATGTCGGCCATCTACACCGCCGAGGTGACGTCGTCCGGCGACGGGCGCAACGGCGCGGTCGCGTCCAGCGACGGCCTGATCGACTTCCCGGTCGCCGCCCCGAAGGAACTCGGCGGCGCCGGCGGCGCGACCAACCCGGAGCAGCTGTTCGCGGCCGGTTTCGCGGCCTGCTTCCACTCCGCGATGCGGACGGTCGCCCGCAAGGACAAGCTCGACCTGGGCGCATCCACGGTCAACGCGAAGGTCGGCCTGGTCCGCGCGACCGACCGCCCGGCCCTGAACCTGACGGTCACGCTCGAGGTCTCGCTGCCCACGCTCGACGCCACCGCCGCCAAGGCCCTCACCGACGCCGCCGAGCAGGTCTGCCCCTACTCCAACGCAGTCCGCGGCAACATCCCGGTCGAGATCATCCACGTCTGA
- a CDS encoding MarR family winged helix-turn-helix transcriptional regulator, with protein MGLRYQLCFALYSASRAVTDLYRPLLDRVGLTYPQYLVLLVLWERPDDAVTVKELGEALRLDSGTLSPMLKRVETAGLIHRARRASDERVVEIRLTDAGRELRTECAAVPMTIAGGLGISLDEYVQLHRTLEKITNTINGTKE; from the coding sequence ATGGGCCTGCGCTACCAGCTCTGCTTCGCGCTCTATTCGGCGTCGCGCGCGGTGACCGACCTCTACCGGCCACTGCTCGACCGCGTCGGCCTGACCTACCCGCAATACCTGGTGCTGCTGGTGCTCTGGGAGCGGCCGGACGACGCCGTCACGGTCAAGGAGCTGGGCGAGGCGCTGCGGCTCGACTCCGGCACGCTCTCGCCGATGCTCAAGCGCGTCGAGACGGCCGGGCTGATCCACCGGGCGCGGCGCGCGTCCGACGAGCGCGTGGTCGAGATCCGGCTCACCGACGCGGGCCGCGAGCTGCGCACCGAGTGCGCGGCCGTCCCGATGACGATCGCCGGCGGCCTCGGCATCTCGCTCGACGAATACGTCCAGCTGCACCGAACCCTGGAAAAAATCACCAACACCATCAACGGTACGAAGGAGTGA
- a CDS encoding nucleotidyltransferase family protein has translation MSHVAGLLLAAGAGRRYGMPKALVPLDGELLVDRAARTLTAGGCDSVLVVLGAAAAEVRARAALTGADVVVNDDWPSGMGSSLRAGLSALATRPEVDAALVLLVDLPGMTAAGVARLVAAGGRDALAMGGYGDRRGHPVLLGRDHWAGVAALADGDVGARPYLRAHRDAVRVVPVGDVASDEDLDVPAVSGTQNEDQSAS, from the coding sequence GTGAGCCACGTCGCAGGACTCCTGCTCGCCGCCGGCGCCGGCCGCCGCTACGGCATGCCGAAGGCGCTCGTCCCGCTGGACGGCGAGCTGCTGGTCGATCGCGCCGCTCGCACGCTCACCGCCGGCGGCTGCGACTCCGTGCTGGTCGTGCTCGGTGCGGCCGCGGCCGAGGTGCGCGCCCGGGCCGCGCTGACCGGCGCGGACGTGGTCGTCAACGACGACTGGCCGTCCGGCATGGGCTCGTCGCTGCGCGCCGGCCTGTCCGCGCTGGCCACCCGGCCCGAGGTGGACGCGGCGCTGGTGCTGCTGGTCGACCTGCCCGGCATGACCGCGGCCGGCGTGGCCCGGCTGGTCGCCGCGGGCGGCCGGGACGCGCTGGCGATGGGCGGCTACGGCGATCGGCGCGGCCACCCGGTGCTGCTCGGCCGTGACCACTGGGCCGGTGTGGCCGCGCTCGCGGACGGCGACGTCGGCGCCCGGCCCTACCTGCGCGCGCACCGGGACGCCGTGCGCGTGGTGCCGGTCGGCGACGTGGCGTCCGACGAGGACCTGGACGTCCCGGCGGTTTCCGGCACGCAAAATGAGGATCAAAGTGCTTCATGA
- the uraD gene encoding 2-oxo-4-hydroxy-4-carboxy-5-ureidoimidazoline decarboxylase — protein sequence MTLAELNALPEDRARAELRTCCASTRWATEVAARRPYPRLEDLLKVGDAALAVLSWDDVLEALAAHPRIGQRVTGAGRESAWSRREQSGMDAATDDVRAALAEANAAYEERFGHVFLIFASGRSDVEMLAAARERLGNDEAAERRVVHGELTKIVRLRLERLFG from the coding sequence GTGACGCTCGCCGAACTCAACGCACTGCCGGAGGACCGGGCGCGCGCGGAGCTGCGCACCTGCTGCGCCTCGACCCGGTGGGCGACCGAGGTGGCCGCGCGCCGCCCGTACCCGCGGCTCGAGGATCTCTTGAAGGTCGGCGACGCCGCGCTGGCCGTGCTGAGCTGGGACGACGTGCTGGAGGCGCTGGCCGCGCACCCGCGGATCGGGCAGCGCGTGACCGGTGCCGGCCGGGAGAGCGCCTGGTCGCGGCGGGAGCAGTCCGGCATGGACGCCGCGACCGACGACGTGCGCGCCGCGCTGGCCGAGGCGAACGCGGCGTACGAGGAACGGTTCGGGCACGTGTTCCTGATCTTCGCGAGCGGGCGGTCCGACGTGGAGATGCTGGCCGCGGCGCGGGAACGGCTCGGCAACGACGAGGCGGCCGAGCGGCGCGTGGTGCACGGCGAACTCACGAAGATCGTGCGGCTGCGGCTGGAGAGGCTGTTCGGATGA